aaatgggaatggttggtgatattaaagtcctgtttgtggcacattagtatatgtgaggttagtatacgttgaaaccaagcacaccattgtttttcttgtgacattacaaataagtttgatgtgtcacatggccctcttcctattgaaaaaacaaaagttgtatccaagatggccgacttctaaatggccaccatggttaccacccatcttgaggagtttgccccctcacatatactaatgtgccacaaacaggactttaatatcaccaaccattcccattttattacggtgtatccatataaatggcccaccctgtattttCCCTTTCTGTGTAGTACATTGCTGTAGCAAATGAAAACTCGTTGCACTGTCAGTGATACGTCAATGCTGCACTCCCTGTGTAATTATAAGTCGATAGCGATGGTAAATTTGAGTCATTAATCATAactaattttattaaaatatttatacgAACAGCTGGTGGCAACAAAAAACATAGCATAGTAAAGAGAAGATGTATTTTTCTTGTAAAGGGTGATTTGACCCCCCACCACGACCACAACTTAAGTTCTAGAAAATCTAGTAAGCCTGGAAAACcaagtttttatttaataacaaTGGGTGTAAATAATAAGGTGAAAAACTGTCCACACATGAGCACCGCCGCAAAAGTACGTAGTACCTATGGATTTTACACAAGGCTCGAGTCTGTAAGAGAAGGTTACATAACAGCGACATCCTGCCATTTTAACCCCTAAGTCAATTTGCAGCCACAACTGTCCGTCGCAATAGTAGCCAATCAGATGGACGGATATTTCTTTGGGGGCGTTTGCTAAGTTTTTACACGCTTGCGCAATCCTATGTTGTGATTTTAACAGTCGCGAGCAACATGTCTGCCTCCATGGTGCGAGCGACCGTTCGAGCGGTCAGCAAAAGAAAGATACTGGCCACAAAAGCGGCGTTGACACTGGTATGTTAATAATTTTTTGGTCATACATGCATGTGAAGCACTTTATGTGCGGTGAGTACATAGTGCTCGAATAAGGTTGGGGTTAACGGCTGCGTCCGGTATGATGTAAGTTGTGTAAGTTGGCTAAGCTAGCTAATCATCTGTTACACCCATATCAACTTAATTTCAACTTTTCTTAAACCTTATTGTAACGCTGCACTTTTTCATGTTGCATTGGCATTCACAGTATTTAGAGTAAACACTGTGGCGGTTCTGCAAGCACGACGTTAGGCTCAGCTAGATGCTAACGCTGATAAGTGGCTAGTCAAGACGCCTTTTGTTAGTGTGCTGCTGAAGTTTCTGTACCTTGACAGCAAACTGGACGTTCGTAATATCAAGCAGAGTCACCATTTCAAGTCATACGGTATGAAGTTAAGCTTCTACTGGGATTTAGGGGGGGGGGAGTGTCTGGCCTTAATATGTTGCGGATTATGGAGTAAAAGTTGTAACAAGTTTGATTGCAGCCTCAGGTTTGATTATTGAGGCTCGCAAAGAGTTGGCAGCATCGACAGTGAATAAAAACCACCCCGAATCATATCCCGTATCAGTCCTAAAGAACACTGGACACATTTCCCATAAGCCAAGTGGTAACACTGGTTCGTTTGCTGTGTTCCGTAAACTCTACATGCTCAGAAAATAGATGGGTTGAGTCTGGTTTCACTGTTTTTGGCCAATAAACTTTAAGTagttaataaatgtaaaattattatttttgaactAGTTTTCAAAATAATTGCAATTTTGTAGCTATATTATGGTGGCTCGTGTTCTGGTTTTTGCTTGCATTATATACCAAATATTTTGGTAATAAATATATTACCAAAATCCCCCCAAAACGGAGGGTGGGTTCCCAGAGTAGGTGATTGTACATAAATGTATGACAAATTTAAAGTACATAGTGTGATATTTAAtgttaatgtaaataaaattctgAGAGTGCACTTGGCGTGTAGTAAGCTCTCAGTACAGGCCAGAGTCATTACTTGTTTTCATGCGTGGGATGAATATGCTCAGCTATTGGTGTTTCAGCTGATGAGCTCTAGTAACAGTGCTGTTGCAAGATAATGTACTTGCATGGTGGTTTCTGCTGATAACATTAGTGTACTGAAGTGAACTTAAAATAGTGGGACATCCTTCAGTGATGCAATAAAGAGTGGGTTTTATTTCAACAGCAGCTAAGCAGACAATATTccttttctctgttgtttttagAAACAATCCTTTGCCAAGTGAATTGTTTCCATCTGAATGCAGTGTAAATTGTAGCTGATGCCAGTAACGTTTTAACCTTCTATTGTCTCTTTTTAGACTCCAGCAGCAGTGAGCAAGATCAGATTGTTGTTGCAGGACAGACCAGAATATGTAAGTAATGAATATGGCCAATAAAACATCATCCAATCAAGAAGACAAAGCTTctttatacattgattaaaagtgttcctttagtatagcaccaaatcaaataaaattctgtcatattgatctggtcagttagGTAGCGGACagggttgttaatcagtttcagctgttttggtgttaatgaaattaacaacaggtgcactagaGGAGCAACAATGAGACGACTTCCAAATCAGGAATAGTTTTATAGGTGGAgtccactgacattttttttcctcccgtCTTTTCTGACAatttttcactagttttgcatttgactagggtcagtgtcactaGTGGGGAGGTGATGAGGATatacctggaccctacagaggttgcacaggtagttaaactcctccaggatggcacattaATGTAGGCCATTGCGGTGTCccccagcacagtctcaagaggATTGATAAGATTCTAGGAGAGCTGGACGGGGCCTTAAAAAGTCCTTAACTCATCAGCAATGTgggtatctgctcctttgtgcaaggaggaacagaTTGAGCATGGCCACAGCCCTACAAAATGAGGCCACTCATGTCAATGTGTCTGATCAAAccatcagaaacagacttcatgagggtggACCCAACATCGTCTGTTGGGCACTGTGCACACTGATtggcatttgccatagaataGGGATGCATACCCACTTGcaccctgtgcttttcagtATGTTCATTGGACATATGTACTGATGTAAAAGGGTCTGGGGAAACCATGGAAAGCATTATGCTGCTTGTTTAGCATGACTGGTTTGGCAGTCAGTCAGTTAGTGATTGTCTGGGGAGGCACATCCATCCTAGACTGTCCAGGAGTTCAGTGATGCCCTGTCCAGATCTAGGATGAGATCCCCGGGAGCATAGTGCGATGTTGTCAAGCAAGCATACAAGCATGCTGGGGCAATACAAACTACTGAGTAGcattttgagttgctgcaatgAAATTTCAGCCAATTGGGCTACCCTGCCGCATAATTTTTACACTTTGATATTCagggtgtctttgaattcagtAGGTTGATAATTTATTTCCATCATGTTATGTGAAATTCTTTTCTTCCTAACACCGCACACAATCCATATCAGTATAGATACACCCCCATCCCTAAATGAGCTTTGCCTGTATGGATTAAACAGCAACATGTTCACcttattttttcatttgctaaagtttctttttttatgaatCATTTTActtgaaattaaatttaaaaatgttataagGAATATCTGTGGGGAGTAGACTACCAATGTCAGCAAATTGGTTTTTGAATTACAGCTCAAAATGtcagttatttaattaaaacagGGACATTCAAGCATTCAGAGAGAGCTTTGCCTATGTAGAAAGTATCATCGCTGCCATTAAATTCACAGGAACAAAAGAAGCATTTTGAGACACGATTAGTGTCAAGACGGTTTACTAATTAAACTGCAACATTTTACTGAGAAGTATAAtaatgcttaaaaataaaactatgaagatgtatttttttcttgtatcaTTCATCCTTCCTTTAGTGCATATATTACGAAAAAATAGGGAAAAAAGTGTATGTTAACATATATCTGGTTCTCCATCAGATTGGTTTGAAGGTTGGCGTGAGAACACGTGGGTGTAATGGGCTGACTTACACACTGGATTACaccaagaagaaagaaaagtctGATGAGGAAGTAGTACAGGATGGTAAGCTGTGTTTTATAATGAATCCAAGCTGAGAAAGGACTTCATTGTAAGACTGATTGTGTTTGCCACACTAGGTTCTTGGGTACTGTAATTGATTGAAAAAGTTTAAGATTTTTATGTGTTTCCAGGTTAAGCAagtgcaatttttaaaaagttccaGGATTaaaaataagattaaaaaaaaaaatctttaaatttaGATGATCTCACATTGAGCTCCCATTTATCTTCTTGGACCCCTCTCGACTGCTTTCAGCATGGTTTCTGTTTGTAAGTCTCTCAATGAAAGTCCCATTTTGACCACTTGTACTGTGCACACCAATTTCACCACGTACAACTTCTGTTTCAAACCAATCCAAATTTGGTGTGAATAATCATCACACAGACTGTGGtgcatggcagcaactcagtcatttacagtggatttattttttcttttggccACAATAACCTGGGTTAATGTGGTTAACATCAACTCCACAGCTTTCCTTCTTGAGATGCAGGGAAATCTACATTGAGCATTTTCAGAAGAACATTTCTGTAACATTATCACAGATTTTAGTATTTGTGTTTCTCTGCCTGTAAACAATCCAACCCTAAACTTCTTAGATAGCGGCTGACCATAAGGCTGAAACCTGATAGTAGTGATGACATTGTTCTGACCTTTTTTCAGGTGTAAGAGTGTTTATAGAGAAGAAGGCCCAGCTGACCCTTCTGGGAACTGAGATGGACTTTGTGGAGTCAAAGCTGTCTAGTGAATTTGTCTTCAACAATCCTAACATCAAGGGCACATGTGGTTGTGGAGAAAGCTTCAACATGTGAGCACCATGGAGCCTCAGTCCCCCTTCCCTGCTCCAGACCCTGTCTCACTGATAAAGACTGACAAGGCAGTCTGATGTAAGGAAATCTTTGAGATGTGGGCATCCTTGAGTTACTACCACTGCTCTTCCTGCAAACCACTCGCACATATGTAGTCATGAAATCCATGTATGCATATTGATGCTTAGAAGATTTTAATGCAATTGATGTAGTCAGAACCATCTtgacaaaaatgatttttagGTTCAGATACCTCTGATGTAGACAACTGTTTATACTCGGCTCTgcatcttaaaaaaaatctcttagGACCTCAAAAGAAATGACTTTTTAGGTTAAAGCTGTGTTATTCACACTGTTTTCATAAATTCAGTCAGGTCTTGCCATGGCTTGTGTGAGGAGAAAATGATCCATGTCCTGAGAACATGTTCACTAAAGCTGAGATCAGATGGGATTTGCACTGTTAAACAAAAGGATGAAGCATGATGTTTCAACGTTTGAATCTGTCCTCCAAAACTTGCAGAAAGCCAACAATCAGCTGTTTGACAAACACACCTTTAAGGTGTGCTATTATCCAGGGTCATGTACCAGTAGTATGCAGAAGTGGAAGAGCTTGAGTGTCTTGAAACTGTTTTATCAGTTTGTAAAAGCTTTTTGAAAAGTATATATTTATCTCTGTGTGTAAATAACTAAGATTGTAAATCCcttgaacaacaacaacatacgcacaaaaaaaaccaacgcACAAAATATGCATCCCTCAAGTGAAACAtgaggtttctgttttttctttttgcttgatGAAAGCCAGGATTTTGTTTGTATAGATGCTCTTAAGATTCGTAACCTGTGCAATATGTCAGTGTATATATGAAAGAATAAATAGATCACACCGCAGCCTGTGCTTCATGTTCTGTTTGCATGTAGGACTCCTACCACCTGTTACTGTCAGAATCATCACAGTTGTCATGGAGATGTGATTCTGTGTCACTGCTATGCCACAGAGTCCAGTTATTTGAGCCTGCTGCCCACCTGTCTTCGGCTTTTTTTGCCTGCATTTTGTAGTCAGGCTGGAGGCAGAGAGGGAGGTACTGTCATTGTGAAAGATTCAACTCTATTTTAGAGCTTTAACAGTGAAATGATGCAATTTCAGTTCACTTTATTGTTGGCGATTTGCTTACATTGTAGGTGTTCTACAGTCATGGACAGTCAAAACAAGGATGGCAGCAGAGAGTCTTATGAGCTCAAGGTATTAAAAATCAGAGTATGTGTAGAAGGATTGCCTTTTTATCTAGTTCTAGTTTCCCCTGATTTCTCTGAGGTGTTTCCCGAACACCAGCATCAGTCCATGATTTTTCATTAACCATTGCCAAATCTAAATGGTCCTAGTCTTAAGTGTTACTTAAAGTAACGTGAACACTCAAAGAATTTCcgaaactcatcaggaaacaaCTGCTAACAAGTCTTTGTCAGAAAGACTCAAGAACAGCTCCCAGTAAAGTTCTACATCACAAATGAATTGGAAcagtagctgggataggctctagCTATGGGTCATGAATGATGGCTGAACTATTTGATTGCCTTTGTGCATTTTTTGTGAAACCCCTCATATACCAGTGTCTTTTGTGTGTCTTAGATTTCAGAGTTATTAAAGGGTTTAGCTGAGAGGAAAACATCACCCAATGAGAGCCATCATGCTAACATCAGCCTCTCCATCACAGAGCCAGGAACTTCTTACAACCATGGGAACTTCAGATCTAGAGCTGTCCTCCCTAAAAAACTCTGTCAGCTGTCCACGTGTCAGTGTGAGAGGCAAGATCATCTGAGAGAAAGCTTCAGAGCTCCGGTACTCGTTCTTGCCTGCATCCCTGCATCTCAGGCGGGACAAAAGCAACCCATGTTATCATTCTCAGATCCAGTCCTCTTTGCACACCTGGTGGAAAAATCAGAGATCCTTGCCTCTGACTCAGTCATTCTTATCAGAGAACAGCTTGAAAAGCAAGAGATATATCCGTACATCCTAGGAGTGCAGGCTTGGAGGAAATGGGAGCAACGTGAACCACAGTTTATGCTGCCTAAACAGTTTCCCCAAACTGGTCAGTAAATAGTTGTAGCTGCAACTGTCACATGTAGGTCCTTATTGGCTTACATTTCACATGACTAGGCTGAACAAGTTCACTGCTCTTAACTGCTCGAAGGTTGAATAGTAGCCATGGCTATTAAGCAGTTACAGCTTAGTTAAGTGGGTTTTATATCAGTATTAGTTGGGTGGACATCTAGATTTTGAGAAGTccattttttaatgaaaaactcCAGGAGAGCAGTTTTATAACTTTTTCCATACGCTGACATACATTTGGTCAGCCACAAACATAGGCAAAGATGCATACTTTATTCAAACTGACAAAAGAATATCTAAGATCTGAAAACTAGTTTCTCATGGATTTTTCATGAGCAAATATTTTTTGAAAAGACTTGTAAATATTTTGATACATATAATTACTAGATCAGCGATAGATCCTTCACTGACTGTTGTTGCTTCATCCTGGCTCAGGGACAACGAACAAATGGTTCTTCAAGGACTTACTGGACCTCCAGAGGAAGCTGTTTTTGGGAAATCTGGAGCCCTGAGGATATCTCAGACACCTTGGAAAACTTCACACCACCAGTCAGAATGTTCTTCTTTAATGCTTAGGAAAATTCAAGACTGACAgaagaaataaactgcaaatgAAACTAGCACTAACACTCAGCGGCAGAGTGGTCATTGAGGCAAGAAATGCATAATTACGTGTCAGAATGGTACCATGTTCCATAAAGCATTCTGAGACTTGAAAAGCATAGTCCTAATAATATGAAATATCCAATAAAATCATCATTAGATATGCAGGGAATAAAGTTAGATATTTTTTTcacccaaaaaataaaaataaaatataaagatttaTAAAGACATCTCAGCACATAGATGTTTCTTATTGTTTCaagcaaaaataattttaaagtgTCTAGTGGCCAGGTTAATAtgtcaaacaacaaaaacagacatggATTATATACTCAAATGCATCTTTTTCTGTGTATGACATTGTGAAACTGGCAAGTTTTACTTGTTACTTTTCAGCCAAGGCTTCAAAGGTTCTAATGAGAGCTCCAATAACGGTTAATTGTACTGGAGGTGGCGAGAGATCAAGCTGTGCAGATCTTGTGTAAAGTGGCGTACCTCAgcattttctccctgtttcccttcctcaAGAGTGGCTTCTTAATAGTCACCTGTCACCTGAGAACATTTctgggttttttattttgtttttttgttttgtttttttagcccTGCTTCTTTTTGTCCTCCGTTTGTCTGTTATTTTTAAGCACAGTACACACCACACCAAGATATGCCACATTTTTAGCTAATAGTTCTTCAGGAATCAACTTTTTGGTGAATAAGTAATATTACACTGACTATCAATCTGTATTATCGTTTATGTTTTTGCAGATTTAACTAATGAATTGGAAACAAGTTATGTACTTTTACAGTAGGCTGCTAATAACAAAGaacctaaagatacaatttaaaactgtACTTATCTATTGTATGTAGAAGCAAATTACTTTTTCCATcccttttttatatatttgaatgattcataggtcagtgtttaGTGGTTTGAAAACATtagtaataaaaagaaaactgaaaatggtCAGATTTATCAGCTTGACTGAAACTGTGCAGCAATATCTAAATAACATTTCTGAAAAACTTTCAGAAAGTTTGATAATGATagatccattctcttccacttatctggaCTCAACAGACTTGCTCATAAGACACACAAATTTTGAGCACAGTGACTCTTTTCACTTGGCACAGAGGCAACAGCTTATTAACATTAACCTGATGAAGGAATAGAAACAATTTTAGCTTTTACAAGGTCACCCAGTCCTGGTTAATTACAGGTAATGATATTGAGTCTCTCtcactcttacacacacacacacacacacacacacacacacacacacacacacacacacacacacacacacacataaatgacgcaaagcaaaacaaatcgCCCATCATTTCCTATATGCCCACCCACCAGGTCTAGTGGTGTATAACAGTCTTTTCATGTCAGACCTGCAGAGAATCCATCGACAACAGTGCTGCACCTTGGTTTAGAACACAAAGAGAGGAGCACTGCCGAAGCAAATAAGCACATCACAGGTAAGAGAAGcttattataaaaaataaaaaaaaatcactaaatTTGCATATATATTAGTTTATCTTTACTTGATGCCATACAGTTCTGTccaattattttcagttttctaaaaatgaatacaaatgtaTAAAAGTAGCTCAAATGTCAAAACATGTCATctaatacttttgttaaaccacCTAAATTGAAGCTGATAGTTTTCATTCACATCttgattatttgatttaaaatccatctctgttgtctttgttcTTTCGCATTTTTTGCACTCTGCTTTTATATTGAGAATTATACACTGATATGTTCTATATTTATTGCAGAAATATAATTGGCTTTGATGTGTGAAGATGATGGTGGAATCAGACTCTGATCACGGTccagagtgtgtgtctgtatgcaacAAGTCTGCAACTCTGACAGGCCAAGGGCCACCGGTGTTGGTTAATGCCTGGCTGGTCCCCACTTTCTTTGGCTTCATCATGCTGGTCGGTCTAGTTGGGAACTCTTTAGTGATCCATGTTATCACCAAACACCAGAAGATGAAGACTGTTGCCAATTTCTTTATAGGTAAATATCTCTGAAACACTGCTGTTTTTAGAAAGAAGCTCTCatatgtttgcttgttttaacTGTTCcatgaaatgttttattttttcaaatgtaaataaaacaaaaatttgtttaacatatgaatgaataaaaaaaacagcaactctgctgttctgtctttttgattcctttaatttaaatatttttgttttaccaTGAAAAGCCAttaacaatgaaataaaaataaatgctaaGACATTTAAAAGACTTAAAATGATACTAGCAATAACAGTGACCACCTGTTTCATTCATCATTACAGTTTTATCTTGAGTTGTGTAATTTTTCCCTTTCAGTGAATCTTGCTACAACTGACATCTTGTTTCTTATTTGCTGTGTGCCTTTTACTGCTACACTGTACCTGCTGCCCAGCTGGATCTTTGGAGAGTTTATGTGCCGTCTGGTGAACTATCTTCAGCAAGTGAGATACACTACACAGAAACAATCCCACTATGACAGGCTGGAAAA
This region of Pelmatolapia mariae isolate MD_Pm_ZW linkage group LG12, Pm_UMD_F_2, whole genome shotgun sequence genomic DNA includes:
- the isca1 gene encoding iron-sulfur cluster assembly 1 homolog, mitochondrial translates to MSASMVRATVRAVSKRKILATKAALTLTPAAVSKIRLLLQDRPEYIGLKVGVRTRGCNGLTYTLDYTKKKEKSDEEVVQDGVRVFIEKKAQLTLLGTEMDFVESKLSSEFVFNNPNIKGTCGCGESFNM